The region CAAACGCCTGCGCAGTCAAACCCGTGGTGCTCATGCGCAGGAACAGCAGCAACATAAAGATGAAACTGGTCGCCGTTGCACCTACCGCCACGCCACCGAGGTAAATGGGACTATCGAGATGGCCAATCACTGCCGTATCGACGACACCGAGCAGCGGAACGGTAATATTGGAGAGAATCATCGGCAGCGCCAGCCGCCACAATGCTTTATCTGAAGAGGAAAACAGCCGCATTCGCCCGTTCCATTGTTGCGCTGGCCAATCGGACCATTAACCGGCAATCAGCCTGAGGAGGAAAATCAGTGTATCAGACTGCGGTCAGTACAGTGACCAACCGCAGCGGGGGAATTCAACGAGAGATTAAAGCCATTCGCCGTTACGTACGATACCCACAGCCAGACCTTCAACGGTCAGAGCCTGCTCACGGGTATCGACTACAATTGGCTGGAATTCGGTGTTTTCTGGCAGCAAATGCACAATGGCACCCTGCTTTTTCCAGCGCTTGACGGTCACTTCATCATCAATACGCGCCACCACAACCTGACCATTACGGACTTCCTGAGTTTTATGCACTGCAAGCAAGTCGCCATCCATAATCCCGATGTCTTTCATCGACATACCACTCACGCGCAGCAGGAAATCAGCGGTAGGTTTAAACAGATTGGCATCAACCTGATAGTGCGCTTCGATGTGCTCTTGCGCCAGCAGCGGCTCACCGGCGGCCACGCGACCGATCAGCGGTAACCCTTCGGAGACTTCTTCTTCCATTAGCAGGCGGATGCCGCGAGATGCGCCGGATACAATCTCGATGACGCCTTTACGCGCCAGTGCTTTCAGGTGTTCTTCCGCAGCATTGGGCGAGCGAAAACCCAGTTGCGCAGCAATTTCCGCACGCGTTGGCGGCATGCCGGTCTGGTTAATGTGGTCGCGAATCAGATCATAGACCTGTTGCTGCCTGGTGGTTAACGCTTTCATCCCGCCCCCTGGTTGTTTATACAGTCGCTGTGAGTATATACAGGTATTGGCGAAATGAAAACCAAAACAGAGGGAAAAATCAGCGGTTTGAAGATTCTGGAATACCTATCGCAAATGCGACCAGAGCAGCGCGATCCAGACAAACAGAGCCAGTAAGATAGCCAGCAATACCGCCGCTGAGCCCATATCTTTTGCTCGTCCGGCTAAAGGATGGCGCTCTTGCCCAATGCGGTCCACCACCGCTTCGATGGCGCTATTCAGGATTTCAACGATGATCACCAGCACCACGGAGCCAATCATCAGCACACGGGAAATCGCATCAACATCCAGCCAGCAGGCCACCACAATCGCCACCAGTGCGGCAATGGCTTCCTGACGAAATGCGGCTTCATGTTGCCAGGCGGCGCGCAAGCCCTGCCAGGAATAACCGGCTGCATTCACTATTCTTTGAATACCGGTGACGTTATTTGCCATGCTTTGGAACCCTTGATGTGATTTGGCGTCAATATGTGGGCTGTTTGAGGTCGTGTAAGCCACAGATCTTCGTTGCACTTTCTGGTATGCTTGCCGCGCTTTGCTAACAAGAGGCTTTAAGTTGTCTATGTCAGGTTGGCGTAAACTTTATTACAAACTATTGAATTTACCACTCTCTTTTTTGGTAAAGAGTAAGGTCATTCCGACCGATCCTGTCTCAGAACACGGGATCGATCCGACGCGTCCAGTGATGTATGTTTTGCCTTATGATTCAAAGGCTGACCTGCTCACTCTCCGGGCGCAGTGCCTGAAACATGATCTGCCCGATCCGCTGGCTCCGCTGGAGATCGACGGCACGCTATTGCCGCGTCACGTGTTTATTCACGATGGCCCACGCGTATTCCCCTATTTCGTTGCCAATCCTGAGTCGGTGAAGCTATTCCACGACTACCTCGATTTGCACCGCAGTAATCCGAATCTCGACGTCCAGATGTTACCGGTTGCGGTCATGTTTGGTCGTGCGCCAGGACGTGAAATCCAGGGTGAAGATACGCCGCATCTGCGCATCCTTAATGGTGTAGAGAAATTCTTCGCCATTTTGTGGCACGGACGTGACAGCTTTGTGCGCTTCTCGCCAACCGTTTCCCTGCGCCAGATGGCGACAGAGCACGGCACCGATAAGTCGATTGCCCAGAAGCTGGCACGCGTGGCACGCATTCACTTCGCGCGTCAGCGTCTGGCTGCAGTCGGGCCACGTCTGCCCGCACGTCAGGATCTGTTCAATAAGCTGCTGCAATCCAAAGCGATTGAAAAAGCGGTTGAAGATGAAGCGCGCAGCAAAAAAATCTCGCACGAGAAAGCCCAGCAGAATGCCGTTGAGATGATGGAAGAGGTCGCAGCGAACTTCTCGTATGAGGCCATTCGCGTCACAGACCGCGTGATGGGCTGGCTGTGGAGCCGTCTTTATCAGGGCATCAACGTCAACGGTGGCGAGCGTGTGCGTCAGCTGGCGCAAGATGGCCACGAAATTGTGTATGTGCCCTGCCATCGCAGTCACATGGACTATTTACTGCTCTCTTACGTGCTCTACCATCAGGGCCTGGTGCCGCCACACATCGCGGCCGGCATCAACCTGAACTTCTGGCCAGCGGG is a window of Pantoea rwandensis DNA encoding:
- the lexA gene encoding transcriptional repressor LexA, translating into MKALTTRQQQVYDLIRDHINQTGMPPTRAEIAAQLGFRSPNAAEEHLKALARKGVIEIVSGASRGIRLLMEEEVSEGLPLIGRVAAGEPLLAQEHIEAHYQVDANLFKPTADFLLRVSGMSMKDIGIMDGDLLAVHKTQEVRNGQVVVARIDDEVTVKRWKKQGAIVHLLPENTEFQPIVVDTREQALTVEGLAVGIVRNGEWL
- a CDS encoding diacylglycerol kinase, which gives rise to MANNVTGIQRIVNAAGYSWQGLRAAWQHEAAFRQEAIAALVAIVVACWLDVDAISRVLMIGSVVLVIIVEILNSAIEAVVDRIGQERHPLAGRAKDMGSAAVLLAILLALFVWIALLWSHLR